In Prunus dulcis chromosome 2, ALMONDv2, whole genome shotgun sequence, a single genomic region encodes these proteins:
- the LOC117618272 gene encoding uncharacterized protein LOC117618272 produces MHHSGRNFVVDLNAHDCSCHAWDLNGIPCSHACAAISWFHGNPEDFCDAVYKKEAYLRAYEPMIMPMTSQDQWMKINLPALLPLKYHKQPGRPKKTRKQAVDEPKQPANPYKLPRYGIPLKCGNCSGEGHNRISCKEPRNPNIKPTRKRKVAKKNLQ; encoded by the exons ATGCACCATAGTGGCCGCAACTTTGTTGTTGATTTGAATGCCCACGATTGTTCATGCCATGCTTGGGATTTGAATGGAATACCATGTTCGCATGCTTGTGCTGCAATAAGTTGGTTTCATGGGAATCCAGAGGacttttgtgatgcagtgtaCAAGAAAGAGGCTTATTTGAGAGCCTATGAACCAATGATTATGCCTATGACCAGCCAAGATCAGTGGATGAAGATTAATTTACCTGCATTACTCCCTCTGAAATACCACAAGCAGCCTGGTAGGCCTAAGAAGACAAGAAAACAAGCTGTTGATGAACCTAAACAACCTGCTAATCCATATAAGCTTCCTAGGTATGGCATCCCTTTAAAGTGTGGCAATTGCAGTGGAGAAGGGCATAATCGAATTAGTTGTAAG GAACCTAGAAATCCCAACATAAAGCCTACTAGGAAGAGGAAAGTTGCCAAGAAAAACTTGCAGTAA